In the genome of Streptomyces sp. V2I9, one region contains:
- the hemC gene encoding hydroxymethylbilane synthase, protein MSVDLIRVVSRDSPMALAQVERVRAELAALHPGIRTEVVPVKTTGDKWMGDLSLVEGKGAFTKEVDQALLAGEADLAVHCVKDIPADRPLPAGTVFAAFLRRDDIRDALIHPRGLALDELPAGTRIGTSSVRRSAQLAASHPHLDCVPMRGNANRRLEKLAAGEADALLLAASGLERIDRADVITEILSTEVMCPPIGAGVLALQCREGDDAVIDVVSALGDPAAHRETTAERMFLHVLQGHCNSPIAGYARVERNGDLSLRAKVFTPDGKTVLNAHEWAGPLDPATLGTSVAVALLRQGARELIDGIAH, encoded by the coding sequence ATGTCCGTCGATCTGATCCGCGTCGTCTCCCGTGACTCCCCCATGGCTCTCGCTCAAGTGGAGCGCGTCCGAGCCGAGTTGGCCGCCCTGCACCCCGGCATCCGTACGGAGGTGGTCCCGGTGAAGACCACCGGTGACAAGTGGATGGGCGATCTCAGCTTGGTCGAGGGGAAGGGCGCGTTCACCAAGGAGGTCGATCAGGCACTGCTCGCCGGGGAGGCGGACCTGGCGGTGCACTGCGTCAAGGACATCCCGGCGGACCGTCCGCTGCCCGCCGGCACGGTCTTCGCCGCCTTCCTCCGGCGCGACGACATCCGCGACGCCCTGATCCACCCGAGGGGGCTGGCGCTCGACGAGCTGCCCGCCGGCACCCGGATCGGCACCTCCTCGGTACGCCGTTCCGCCCAGCTCGCCGCCTCGCACCCGCACCTCGACTGCGTACCGATGCGCGGCAACGCCAACCGCCGCCTGGAGAAGCTCGCGGCCGGGGAGGCGGACGCGCTGCTGCTGGCCGCGTCGGGCCTGGAGCGCATCGACCGCGCGGACGTGATCACCGAGATCCTGTCGACCGAGGTGATGTGCCCGCCGATCGGTGCGGGGGTGCTGGCGCTCCAGTGCCGCGAGGGCGACGACGCCGTCATCGACGTGGTGAGCGCGCTCGGCGACCCGGCAGCCCACCGCGAGACGACCGCCGAGCGGATGTTCCTCCATGTGCTCCAGGGCCACTGCAACAGCCCGATCGCCGGGTACGCGCGGGTCGAGCGGAACGGCGACCTGTCGCTGCGGGCGAAGGTGTTCACACCGGACGGCAAGACCGTGCTGAACGCGCACGAATGGGCGGGGCCCCTGGACCCCGCCACCTTGGGCACGTCCGTCGCGGTCGCGCTGCTGCGCCAGGGGGCGCGGGAGCTGATCGACGGCATCGCGCACTGA
- a CDS encoding NAD-binding protein produces MLGLVPPLPQQPGRPPPSGHMIVCGDDALARRLAVELRYIYGERVTLLLPPGRDANGPETPLTQRGRAAALFGRMSAAMNRAGNGNGAAGGSGDTNAGVEAVRIMEAPEPSDDVLEEAGIDRAAALALVYDDDERNIRAALTARRLNPRLRLVIRLYNRKLGQHLEELLDQAAAVAMPGIDPTLLDASTTVLSDADTAAPALAATALTGSSKIIQAEGLLLRAAERPPPRPGESADPGLCTLALLSSTTNDPAGAEGSETSGDEAPLLLPDESTVAAATGRGTVVLEAISRADPDRPATRMGGRGAPLSQVFSRRLRWSALGVALSALALVIASLLTTEDSALQSTYLTLLDLLGMNDPAEDGPPARQIIQLLSGIAGLFLLPLLIAAVLEAFGTLRTASSLRRPPRGLSGHVVLLGLGKIGTRVLVRLRELGIPVVVVEEDPEARGIPLARSMHVPTVIGDVTQEGVLEAAKIRRAHALLALTSIDTTNLEATLYARSVKPDLRVALRLYDDEFATAVYRTLRTAHPQALTRSRSVSHLAAPSFAVAMMGRQILGAVPVERKVMLFAALEVAGHPQLEGRTVEQAFRSGAWRVLALDATPPADRNPDLAALPPYDPASDGATPPPSGLVWDLHPGYVLRARDRVVIAATRRGLAELLRRRRTAASRQ; encoded by the coding sequence ATGCTGGGTCTCGTGCCTCCACTTCCTCAGCAGCCGGGACGCCCGCCGCCCTCCGGCCACATGATCGTCTGCGGTGACGACGCCCTGGCGCGACGGCTCGCCGTGGAGCTGCGCTACATCTACGGGGAACGGGTCACGCTGCTCCTGCCGCCGGGCCGGGACGCGAACGGCCCCGAGACGCCGCTGACCCAACGGGGCCGTGCGGCAGCCCTGTTCGGCCGGATGTCGGCGGCGATGAACCGCGCGGGCAACGGCAACGGCGCCGCCGGCGGAAGCGGCGACACCAATGCCGGGGTCGAGGCCGTCCGCATCATGGAGGCCCCCGAGCCCTCGGACGACGTCCTGGAGGAGGCGGGCATCGACCGGGCCGCCGCCCTCGCCCTCGTCTACGACGACGACGAGCGCAACATCCGCGCCGCCCTCACCGCCCGCCGCCTCAACCCCCGTCTGCGGCTGGTGATCCGGCTCTACAACCGCAAGCTCGGCCAGCACCTGGAGGAGCTGCTCGACCAGGCGGCGGCCGTCGCCATGCCCGGCATCGACCCGACGCTGCTGGACGCCTCCACCACCGTCCTCTCCGACGCCGACACCGCCGCCCCGGCCCTCGCCGCCACCGCCCTCACCGGCAGCAGCAAGATCATTCAGGCGGAGGGGCTGCTCCTGCGCGCCGCCGAACGCCCTCCGCCGCGCCCCGGTGAGAGCGCCGACCCCGGCCTGTGCACCCTCGCGCTGCTCTCCTCCACCACCAACGACCCGGCGGGCGCGGAGGGTTCGGAGACGAGCGGCGACGAGGCCCCGCTGCTGCTGCCCGACGAGAGCACCGTCGCCGCCGCGACCGGCCGGGGCACGGTGGTCCTCGAAGCGATCAGCCGGGCCGATCCGGACCGCCCCGCGACCCGGATGGGCGGCCGGGGCGCGCCGCTCTCCCAGGTCTTCTCGCGCCGCCTGCGCTGGTCGGCCCTCGGCGTCGCGCTCTCCGCGCTGGCCCTGGTGATCGCCTCGCTGCTGACCACCGAGGACTCCGCGCTCCAGTCCACGTACCTGACCCTGCTCGACCTGCTGGGCATGAACGACCCGGCGGAGGACGGCCCCCCGGCCCGGCAGATCATCCAGCTCCTCTCCGGCATCGCCGGACTGTTCCTGCTGCCGCTGCTGATCGCCGCCGTCCTGGAGGCGTTCGGCACCCTGCGCACGGCCTCCTCGCTGCGCCGCCCGCCGCGCGGACTGTCGGGACACGTGGTGCTGCTGGGCCTCGGCAAGATCGGTACGCGCGTCCTCGTACGCCTCCGCGAGCTCGGCATCCCCGTGGTCGTCGTCGAGGAGGACCCCGAGGCGCGGGGTATCCCGCTGGCCCGCTCGATGCACGTGCCGACCGTCATCGGCGACGTCACCCAGGAAGGTGTCCTGGAGGCGGCCAAGATCCGCCGTGCCCACGCCCTCCTCGCGCTGACCAGCATCGACACGACGAACCTGGAAGCGACGCTGTACGCCCGCTCGGTGAAACCGGATCTGAGGGTGGCGCTGCGGCTGTACGACGACGAGTTCGCCACCGCCGTCTACCGCACCCTGCGCACCGCGCACCCCCAAGCCCTGACCCGCTCCCGCTCCGTGTCCCATCTGGCCGCCCCGTCGTTCGCGGTCGCCATGATGGGCCGGCAGATCCTCGGCGCGGTCCCGGTCGAGCGGAAGGTGATGCTGTTCGCGGCACTGGAGGTGGCGGGGCACCCGCAGTTGGAGGGCCGCACGGTCGAGCAGGCCTTCCGGTCCGGCGCGTGGCGGGTGCTGGCCCTCGACGCCACCCCGCCCGCCGACCGCAACCCCGACCTCGCCGCGCTCCCGCCGTACGACCCGGCGAGCGACGGCGCGACGCCGCCGCCCTCCGGCCTGGTCTGGGACCTGCACCCCGGCTACGTCCTGCGCGCCCGGGACCGCGTGGTGATCGCCGCCACCCGCCGGGGCCTCGCGGAACTGCTGCGCCGCCGGCGGACGGCCGCCTCACGGCAGTAG
- a CDS encoding tellurite resistance TerB family protein, with translation MALWDRIKESASSMQAQLETKKNELKSGSFRDASMAMCALVAAADGSVDPSERLRVATLIGTNDVLRNFPAEDLQRRFNAYVDQLTADFAFGKVSVLQEIAKAKKKPAEARAVIQIGIVIGGADGDFDASERGVVREACFTLDLPPHEFDL, from the coding sequence ATGGCTCTGTGGGATCGCATCAAGGAATCCGCGTCGTCGATGCAGGCGCAGTTGGAGACGAAGAAGAACGAGCTGAAGTCGGGGTCGTTCCGGGACGCGAGCATGGCCATGTGCGCCCTGGTCGCCGCCGCCGACGGTTCCGTCGACCCCTCGGAGCGCCTGCGCGTCGCCACGCTCATCGGGACCAACGACGTCCTGCGCAACTTCCCGGCCGAGGACCTGCAACGGCGCTTCAACGCGTACGTCGACCAGCTCACCGCCGACTTCGCCTTCGGCAAGGTCAGCGTGCTCCAGGAGATCGCCAAGGCGAAGAAGAAGCCCGCCGAAGCCCGTGCCGTGATCCAGATCGGCATCGTCATCGGCGGCGCGGACGGCGACTTCGACGCCTCCGAGCGCGGCGTCGTCCGGGAGGCGTGCTTCACGCTCGACCTGCCGCCGCACGAGTTCGACCTCTGA
- a CDS encoding CdaR family transcriptional regulator produces MAEPRIPDDMLGDYVYILGEVAQTGRRLTRDELEARRALGRAAADAGYQLRALVTMHLAQTREAWPRSAAGKSPAATDALLAAVEQAVDAFAEGFERAQRLTVRREEAARREFIDDLLYGRSDLVRLAERATRFGLRLSRAHAVAVATGPEAYTETDAVPRSVEAALLTRFSGRKILLTTKDGRIVCIAPGSQPDVLRYFAKQAHAATDGGQVAVGRPHKGPGGVVHSYDEALEALDLADRMSMEDPVLYASDLLVYPVLTRDRQAMADLVRSELGPLQKARGGAEPLLNTLAVYFDAGCVAAETARRLALSVRALTYRLERIHQLTGSDPSDPMHRYSLQTAVIGARLLDWPAKEL; encoded by the coding sequence GTGGCGGAGCCGAGGATTCCCGACGACATGCTGGGCGATTATGTCTATATTCTGGGCGAAGTCGCCCAGACCGGCCGTCGCTTGACCCGTGACGAACTGGAGGCGCGGCGGGCGCTCGGTCGTGCGGCGGCGGACGCCGGGTACCAACTGCGCGCGCTGGTCACGATGCACTTGGCGCAGACGCGTGAGGCATGGCCGCGCTCCGCTGCCGGAAAATCCCCTGCCGCCACCGATGCCCTCCTGGCCGCGGTGGAGCAGGCGGTCGACGCGTTCGCCGAGGGGTTCGAGCGTGCCCAGCGGCTCACCGTACGGCGGGAGGAGGCGGCGCGCCGGGAGTTCATCGACGACCTGCTGTACGGGCGCAGCGACCTGGTCCGGCTCGCGGAGCGGGCGACCCGCTTCGGCCTGCGGCTTTCCCGCGCGCACGCGGTGGCGGTGGCGACGGGCCCGGAGGCGTACACGGAGACGGACGCGGTGCCGCGCAGTGTGGAGGCGGCGTTGCTGACGCGGTTCAGCGGCCGCAAGATCCTGCTGACGACGAAGGACGGCCGGATCGTCTGCATCGCTCCGGGCAGCCAGCCCGACGTGCTGCGCTACTTCGCCAAGCAGGCGCACGCGGCGACGGACGGCGGCCAGGTCGCGGTCGGCCGCCCGCACAAGGGCCCCGGCGGGGTGGTCCACTCGTACGACGAGGCGCTCGAAGCCCTCGATCTGGCGGACCGGATGAGCATGGAGGACCCGGTGCTCTACGCCTCCGACCTGCTGGTCTATCCGGTGCTGACGCGGGACCGGCAGGCGATGGCCGATCTGGTGCGCAGTGAGCTGGGCCCGCTCCAGAAGGCGCGGGGCGGCGCGGAACCACTGCTGAACACGTTGGCGGTCTACTTCGACGCGGGCTGCGTCGCCGCCGAGACCGCCCGTCGACTGGCGCTGAGCGTACGGGCGTTGACGTACCGGCTGGAGCGCATCCACCAGCTGACCGGGTCGGATCCCTCGGACCCGATGCACCGCTACAGCCTCCAGACGGCGGTCATCGGCGCGCGGCTGCTGGACTGGCCGGCCAAGGAGCTGTGA